Below is a genomic region from Chloroflexota bacterium.
AGACGACGGCGGACGCGGATCGCATCCTGGACGAGCAACTGGGGAAGCTGCAGACGGATCATATCGACTTCTATCTCTTCCATGGGCTGCGCCGAGAGCGATGGGAGCTTATCCAGCGACTGGACCTGTTGAGCTGGGCGGAGAAGGTGCAGGCCCAGGGCAAGGTTCGCTACCTGGGATTCTCGTTTCACGATACCTTTGACGTGTTCAAGGAGATCATCGACGGCTACGAGGGCTGGACCTTCTGCCAGATCCAGTACAACTACATGGATATCGAGAACCAGGCGGGTATGCAAGGATTGAAGTATGCGGCCTCAAAGGGGCTGGCCGTGGTCGTCATGGAGCCCTTGCTCGGCGGCAGGCTGGTGAACCCGCCGGATGCGGTACAGGCGGTATGGGACGAGGCCCCCGTGGTGCGAACGCCCCAGGAATGGGCCCTGCTCTGGCTGTGGAACCAGCCGGAGGTCTCCGTGGTGCTGAGCGGCATGAGCACCATGGCCCATGTGATCGAGAACGTGGCGGTAGCCGGGTGGTCTGGCGTGGGCAAGCTATCAGAGGAGGAGCTGGCCCTGGTGGATCGCGTCCGAGCCACGTACCAGGCGCTGTGCCCCATCCCGTGCACCAAGTGCGAGTACTGCCTGCCGTGTACGGTGGAGCTGAACATCCCCCGCCTGTTCGACATCCTGAACCAGGGCGCCATGTTCGGCCGCCTGGAGGAGGCCCGCCAGCAGTATCAGCGCCTCTCCCCGGAGGAGCAGGCCGCGGCGTGCATCCAGTGCCAGGAGTGCGAGGCGAAGTGCCCCCAGTCGATCCCCATCAGCGAGTGGATGGTGCACGTCCACGCCATCCTGGGAGAGGGCGAGGACCTGGCCATCCACGTGGCCGAGATGAGCGGTCAAACTTTAAGCGGGTGAAGACCAGTCCCCGATCGTTCCGTAGCCTGGCGAGGGCAATTTCGCGAAATTGCCCTCGCCAATTGTTATCCTCGGGGGACGACGAATGGGCGGCGAGGATTCCTCTATTTTGGATACACGACCGCCCGAGGCGTGCCCTCTTCGCTGGCGGCCGGAATTTGTTGTATAATGTCCCTCGACCGGCCGTTCTTCGACGAGAAGGCGGGTGATATGGCGACAAGAGGAATGAGGGTATGGCGCAAGATGGATGAAGACCGAAACATTATCCTGACCGGCTTCATGGGTACGGGAAAGACGACCATCGGGCGGCTGATGGCCCAGCGGCTGCGCCGCGAGTTCGTGGATATGGACGCGGTCATCGAGGAACGCACCGGCATGAGCATCCCGCAGATCTTCCAGGAGCAAGGGGAGGAGGCATTTCGCCGCCTGGAAAGCGAGCTCTGCCGGGAGCTGGCGGCCCGCTCCGGGCTGGTCATCGCCACCGGCGGCGGCGCGCTGGTCAACGCCGAGAATCGCGCCACCCTGGGCGCCACCGGCGATATCATCTGCCTGCGCGCCTCCCCGGACGTCATCATGGCCCGCGTGGGAGCCAGCACGAACCGCCCCAAGCTGGACGGCACCGACCGACGGGCGCGCATCGAGGCGTTGCTGGATGAGCGCGCGGCCGCATATGACGCCATCCGATTGCAACTGGACACCAGCGAGCTCTCCCAGGCCGAGGCGGTGGAGCGCGCTCTGGCGCTGGTCTGGGGACTGACGGAAGCCCGCCGCCTGCCCGTCCAGGCACCGGGCGGATACATGTACGATATCGTCCTGGGAGAGGGCATATTGGACCAGGCCGGGGAGCTGCTGGCCCGGCGGCTCACGCCCGGCCTCGCTGCCGTCGTCACCAACCCGGACGTCGGCAAACACTGGGCGAAGCCGCTGGTCAAGGCGCTGCGAGAGGCCGACTTTCGCCCTGTCGTGATCGAGATCCCGGAGGGCGAGGTCCATAAGACGCTGGACACCGTTCGCTCCGTCTACGAGCGCCTGGTGGAGGCCGGCCTCGACCGCCGCAGCCCGATCATCGCCCTGGGCGGCGGCGTGGTGGGCGACATCGCCGGGTTCGCCGCCGCGACCTACCTGCGCGGCGTGCCCTTCGTCCAGATCCCCACGACGCTGCTCAGCATGGTGGATGCCTCCGTCGGCGGGAAAGTCGGCGTAGACCTCCCCCAGGGCAAGAACCTGGTCGGCGCCTTCAAACAGCCGGAGATGGTGCTGATCGACCCGCTGACGCTGCGCACGCTGCCGGCCGCGGAGTTCCGCGCCGGATTGGCCGAGATCGTCAAGCACGGCATCATCGGCTCACCGGAGCTGTTCCGCCAGCTTGAAGGGCGCGGGCCCGCCACCCTCACATCCCTGATCGCCGACGCCGTGCGGGTGAAGATCGAGGTCGTAGAGGAGGACCCGTTCGAGCGAGGGCGGCGCGCCGTACTCAACCTGGGGCACACCTTCGGTCACGCGCTGGAGAGGCTGTCCAACTACCAGATGCGCCACGGCGAGGCGGTGAGCGTGGGGATGGTGGCAGCGGCCCATCTATCTGCTATCCTGGGGCGTTGCGAGCCCGCGCTGGTGAACCGACTGACGCATCTGCTGAGGCGGCTCGACCTGCCCATTCAGGTCCACGGGCACACGGCGGAAGCGCTCTATCAGGCGATGAGGACGGACAAAAAGCGGGCAGCCGGCCGGCTGCGCTTCGTCATACCGGAGGACATCGGCCGGGTGGTCGTGACCGACGAGGTGACCCAGGCGCAAGCCCTGGACGCCCTGCGCGCCATCGGCGCCACCTGAGGATGTGTCTGAAAAACACACCACGAAGCCACTAAGACACCAAAGCGTGTCTGGGAATTTACCGGCAAGGTGCCTGAGGGTCTCCCTCAACGGCCAGCTCCACAGGGGGAGGTGTGGAGGGGGCCTCCCCTCCACGGCAAACTCCGCTTTTCCGGCCTGCACCTGCCTTTCTCGGCCCTTCCCGAAGGACCCAGGCCGAGGCCGGGCAGGTCGAAAGCGGGAGAAGGACTTTCTCCGGAGGAGCTCCCCACAGCAGAAGCAACGGCATTTCCCAGACACACTCTTAGTGATCTTCGCTTAGATAAAGCAACTTTTGAGTCTCAGTCCTCAGGGAATCGCGAGTTCCATAGGGGCAACTCGCCGAGTCACCCCTTGGAGTTTGGCCTCTTTCTTTGAGCCCCCATATCTTGGTATGGGTAGCGAAGGGCAGTGCCCTTCGCTACCCATAAGGCCAAACCAGAGGGAGCACTCACCGAGTCACTCCTACAACTTATCCGAAACAAATGACACGGTCGCTTGTTCCCTTTACCATGCGAAGATCAATAGTGGCTCCCATCGCATTTTTCAGACACACTCTGAGCGCCCTGTAAGGAGACGGCAACATGCTGATACGGGAGACGGAAACCGGATTGACCGTCATCACCCAGCCGGGGCACGCCTGGGTAGCGGCTCAGCTGGCGGCCCATTGGGGAAACGAGACCTTCGCCCGGCCGGAACCCTGGCCAGACGTCATCCTCGCCATCGCGATCCACGACAACGGCTGGACGACATGGGAGACGCTGCCGGAGCGCATGCCGGATACGGGACGCCCCCGGGATTTCATGC
It encodes:
- a CDS encoding aldo/keto reductase — protein: MQYRHFGKLDWRPSALGFGAMRLPTTDPEDRAKIDEVRATRMIRYAIDHGVNYVDTAYPYHNGESERFLGRALKDGYREKIHLATKLPMWAIETTADADRILDEQLGKLQTDHIDFYLFHGLRRERWELIQRLDLLSWAEKVQAQGKVRYLGFSFHDTFDVFKEIIDGYEGWTFCQIQYNYMDIENQAGMQGLKYAASKGLAVVVMEPLLGGRLVNPPDAVQAVWDEAPVVRTPQEWALLWLWNQPEVSVVLSGMSTMAHVIENVAVAGWSGVGKLSEEELALVDRVRATYQALCPIPCTKCEYCLPCTVELNIPRLFDILNQGAMFGRLEEARQQYQRLSPEEQAAACIQCQECEAKCPQSIPISEWMVHVHAILGEGEDLAIHVAEMSGQTLSG
- the aroB gene encoding 3-dehydroquinate synthase, with protein sequence MDEDRNIILTGFMGTGKTTIGRLMAQRLRREFVDMDAVIEERTGMSIPQIFQEQGEEAFRRLESELCRELAARSGLVIATGGGALVNAENRATLGATGDIICLRASPDVIMARVGASTNRPKLDGTDRRARIEALLDERAAAYDAIRLQLDTSELSQAEAVERALALVWGLTEARRLPVQAPGGYMYDIVLGEGILDQAGELLARRLTPGLAAVVTNPDVGKHWAKPLVKALREADFRPVVIEIPEGEVHKTLDTVRSVYERLVEAGLDRRSPIIALGGGVVGDIAGFAAATYLRGVPFVQIPTTLLSMVDASVGGKVGVDLPQGKNLVGAFKQPEMVLIDPLTLRTLPAAEFRAGLAEIVKHGIIGSPELFRQLEGRGPATLTSLIADAVRVKIEVVEEDPFERGRRAVLNLGHTFGHALERLSNYQMRHGEAVSVGMVAAAHLSAILGRCEPALVNRLTHLLRRLDLPIQVHGHTAEALYQAMRTDKKRAAGRLRFVIPEDIGRVVVTDEVTQAQALDALRAIGAT